The genomic region AAAGAGACCGCTTATGGATCAGAGTCTGAAAAAAAATGTCGGTGAGTTTAACCGAAATGCAACCGAGAACGGCGGCTTTCTTTACACGACAAACGCCCAGTTTTCTTCCTTTGTAGCCAACAAACGGATTTCGGAGGAAATCTTCAAATTCATTCAGTCCGACTACCGGTCGCTGGTCGATATTGGCTGCGGAGATGGGGTTTACACGGACGAAATCAAACGCAATTTTCCGCATCTGGAAGTACACGGGTTCGACGCCGCCGATCAGGCGGTCAAAACGGCCGGGCGGCGCTTCCCGAATGTGCTCTTTACCACCTGCAGCATTTTGGACGAATCGCTGGCCGCCCCGCTGCGTAAATACGATGTTGCCGTTATCCGGGGCGTCCTCCACCACCTGTCCGACCAGCAGAAGGCCATTCGGAACGCTTTCAAACTGGCGGACAACCTCATCATCATGGAACCCAACGGCAACAATCCCATCCTGAAAGTAATCGAAAAGACCTCTAAATATCATATCGAACACGAGGAGCAGTCGTTTTTTGAATGGCAGCTGAAAAGCTGGATCCGCAAAGCCGGAGGCATCGTGAACCGCTGGTCGTATGTGGGCTACGTGCCGTTTTTCTTTCCTACCGCCCCGGCCAGACTGATTTATTCCCTTCAGCCTTTTCTGGAAAAAGTACCCGTGCTGAAGCATGTCTTTTCGGGCCAGTTCATCATCAGCTGCTCGCTGAAAAAATAAGGTAGCCTGGCTGCGTTTCAGACCGGGACCGCCTTACGGGCGTTCTGTATTCCATTGTGCGCTAAAAACATCCGCCAATCCCGATGAGCTTCCGGACCACCCCTTCCCGCCTTGCTTTCCTGCTTGTCCTTGTCCTGGCCTTCCTGCTGCGTGTTTTCCGGTCGGACACATACGGACTCTACCTGGACGAGAAATACACGATGGTGGTCTCGCAGGGAATCGTCATGGAGGGGGCCAACCAGCGGGACGTTTTCTTTACGCCCGGCAAGACCTACTTTACGCCGCAGGAATTCTGGGCGCCCAAAACGTTTGCGGACTTTATCGAGGCGAATATCCGCAACGACATCGGCAACAGTCCGGTGTATTACGGCGCGCTCTGGCTCTGGATCAAGGTGTTCGGGATGAGCGATTTTTCGGTCCGGCTCCTGTCCGTCCTTTTCAGCACGCTGGTCGTTGGGCTGATCTACCTGTTTGTCCGGCGGCATTTCCGGTCCGAAACGCTGGCCCTACTGAGTGCGCTGCTGGCGGCGGTAGAGCCGTTTTTCATTGCCTACAGCCACATGGCCCGCAACTATTCGATGAGCTTCTTCCTCACGCTGCTGGCGACGCACCTGTTTCTGCTTATCCTGGAACGGGAAAAAGTCCGCCGGAGCAGCCGGGCGCTGTACGCGGCCTACGGACTCACGTTCGTGCTGTCGGTGCTGTCTCACTACCTGACCGTGACCGTCTTTCTCTGCCACGGGCTTTACTTTCTGTTTTTTGTCCGGCAGGCAAAGCTGTGGCTGCGGTTCGCGGCGGTCGCGCTGGTTGGGATCGGGCTGGTGTCGCTCTGGTTTGTGTTCGGCGGCGGAAAATATACGTTCCAGACGTTGCAATACCAGGCGGACCTTTACCGGAACGTGGCCCGGACCAACCCCTACAACAACGGTTTCGGCCTGATTCTGCCCGCCACGCCCGCCAACCTGGCCGAACGGTCGGCGCCGCTCTGGGCGGATTTGTTCATCGTCTCCAACGGGCTGGGTCAGGTCCGGGCGCTGGGGTTCCGCAACCTCCTGCTGGCGACGGCGCTCGGCCTGGCGGCTGCCGTGCTGCTGCATCTGGCTTTACGCCGGAATGAGAAGGCGTCCCGGCTTGCCTGGGCCTTTCCGCTCCTGCTGCTGGCGGGTCTGCCGTTCTACACGCTGGCCCAGACCTCGTTGCTGGTCGTGTCGGCCCTGCCTTCGTTCGCCTACCTGACTGCCCGGTACATCCGCGCGCATTTCGGTCGGGCGGACCGACCGCTGCTGGTTTTTATGCTGATGCTGGCGTTCATTCCGACGCTTTTCCTGATTCTGATGTCGCTGCGGAACGGGCACACCTACGGCATTACCCAGCGGTATTCCGGCTTTTCTTTTCCGTACACGGTGTTGCTGGTGGCGATGCTGCTGCGGGAAATTGTCCGAACGCCGGTGGTGCTGCGGGCCGCGCTGCTGGCGGTGCTGGCGGTGCAGGGCTATCGGGTCGCCGGGCGGTTGTGGGCGGTGTATGAGGACCGGGAGCCCAAATACACGTACTTTGTCAACCCGCGCGGGACCAATCCGCACGCCCTGTCGGCCCGCCGGATTCTGAAAGCGTATGCGCCCGGCGACACGATTATTTATCCTGCCATCCGGCTGGCGCCCACCGACGAAATCGAAAAAACGTACTGGCCGTATTCCATTCAGGACGCCCAGCTGACAAATCTGTACTTACCCAAAGACGCTACTTTTTATCAGCGCATGGACACCACGCAGTCCGACCGGATCTATCTGGTCAAGGGCAGAACGGGCCAAAAGATTACGATTTTTGATTTCAAAGGCCGGAAATACCGGTATTGAGGGTTAAAAAAAGCGGCTATCCGTGTCGATGGCCGCTTTTCACAAGCATTTACTGGTACACTTTCTCGTAATATTCCGTCGCCATCCGGCCCGAGTCGAAGAAGGCGTTGACATCGTTCATGCTCTGCAAAACGAGCTTCTTCCATTTGTCGGGCTGCTGGTAATACATCGGAATGATCTCCTTTTCCAGAATCCGGTACAGCTGCGTCCGGTCCTGCGTATCCCGCTCCACCGGGGACAGATCCGCCCCGGCCACCGGGACCAGGAAGCTGTTTTCGCCATGCCGTGCAAATTCGCAGATCCAGCCGTCGAAGGTCGAGAAGTTCAGGGCGGCGTTCATGGCCGCCGTCATGCCGCTGGTGCCGGAGGCTTCGCGGGTCACGACGGGCGTGTTCAGCCAGATATCGGCCCCGTCCTTCAGAGCTTTGGACAGGCCCAGTTCGTAACCCGTCAGCACCGCGATGTTGGGGTACAGATACGTCAGGTAGTGGAGGTGGTTAAACGTCCGGACGGCCGCTTCGTCCAGCGGGTAGGGCTTTCCGGCCCAGATGATCTGCACCGGCCGGTTCAGGTTGCGCACAAGGTGGTTGAACTGCTCCACGTCCTGCACCAGCAGGTCGGGCCGCTTGTAGCCCGCAAACCGACGCGCCCAGACGATGGTCAGGACGCTGGGGTCGAAAATGCGGCCCGTCTGGTCGGCGACAATCTTGAACAGGGCGGCTTTCAGGCTTTTTTTCCGGGCGGCAATCCGGCCCGTGTCGCCCGACAGCCGGGCGGCTTCCAGCTCCGGGTCGGCCCAGTACGTGCGGTTCTGCGCATTGGTGACGTGGGTGATTTCCGGAACGCCGCCAAACGAAGCCCACATAGTCCGCGACACGGAGCCGTGCAGCCGGGATACGGCGTTGGCGCGTCGGCTCATCCGCAGTGCCGTCAGCGAGTGATTGAACACCTGGTCGGTCTGCCCGATGAGTTCCATGACCGTATTCAGCGGAATTCCGGCGAAGAAGCCCATGCTGAACAGGTAGTAAATGTCGTGCTTTTCGTTGCCGGCCTCTTCGGGCGTATGGGTCGTGAAGACCACCCGGTCCCGGATTTTCTGGAGATTCTGCAGCCGGTTGTAGAGGTGAAAAACGGCCGAAACGGCATGCGCTTCGTTGAAATGGTACACCTCCGGCTCGTAGTTCATCGCTTCCAGAAACCGGGCACCGCCCAGCCCCAGCACCATGCACTGCGCCACTTTCAGGTTCACATCGGCATCGTAAAGCCGGTAAGAAATGGAACGGGCCCAGGGGTCGTTGCCTTCAACATCGGTCGTCAGGAAGAAAATCGGCGCGGTATTGAACCGGTCCGGCCGCAGAAAATAGCCCCGCACCCGAACCGGCCTGCCCTGCACCTCGACCGTCACCTCCACGCCCGTGTCTTCCAGAAACTGGTAGATTTTCTCCCGAAACCGGACAGCCATCGTGTTGTCGGTATTCCGGTCCTGGTCGTAATAACCGTATTTCCAGAGAATACTGATGCCGATGACGTTCTGTTTCAGCTCGAAGGCGCTGCGCATGTGCGAACCGGCCAGAAAGCCCAGTCCGCCGGAATACGTTTTCAGCGCCTGGTCGATGGCAAACTCCATCGAAAAATAAGCTACGGATTTTCGGAAGGCCGGGTCGGCCTCGTAGGGGTGCCGGTAAGGCGTCGGCAGAGCGGTATGGTTCATTCGAAGGGTTACAGTGATTTCAGGTACGCCAGACTCTGCGGTACCTGCTGCTCGGAATTCAGGTTTTCGTCTTCGACGTAAAAGTATTCAATTTTCGTTTTCCGGGCGGCTTTCAGCAGGGAAGGAAAATCAACTTTTCCGGTGCCCAGCACCACGCATTTGTCGTTCGGGGCCGATCCTTTCATGTTGGGCTCCACGCTTTTGTCGAGGTCTTTCAGGTGCATCAGGCGGAAGCGCGTCGGGTATTTCTCCAGCAGCGCTACCGGATTCTGTCCCGGATTCACGACCCAGACCACGTCCATCTCAAAGCTCACGTCCTGCGGATTGGTGTTCTGCACGACATAGTCAAACAGGGTTCCGTTCTGGTAAGGCTCGAATTCAAACCCGTGGTTATGGTACACAAACGTCAGGTCGGCCTCCCGGAGCTGCTTCCCGATGGCGTTGAACTCTTCCACCGTTTTTTTGGCCATATCGAGCGTAAACGGCCCGTTATGCGGGATGGAACCGAGCCGGACGTACTTGGCCCCCAGCGTTTTGGCGTTCTGAACCACCGTCGGCATGGCCTTCATGAGATCGTTGTATCCCACCCCGAAGCTGGTGCAGCGCATGCCGCGGGCGTCGAGTTCCTTCCGGATATCGGCCGCGGTCTTCCCGAAAAGGCTCGAAAATTCGATATGGGTGATTCCCATGCCTTTGATCTTGT from Tellurirhabdus rosea harbors:
- a CDS encoding class I SAM-dependent methyltransferase, coding for MDQSLKKNVGEFNRNATENGGFLYTTNAQFSSFVANKRISEEIFKFIQSDYRSLVDIGCGDGVYTDEIKRNFPHLEVHGFDAADQAVKTAGRRFPNVLFTTCSILDESLAAPLRKYDVAVIRGVLHHLSDQQKAIRNAFKLADNLIIMEPNGNNPILKVIEKTSKYHIEHEEQSFFEWQLKSWIRKAGGIVNRWSYVGYVPFFFPTAPARLIYSLQPFLEKVPVLKHVFSGQFIISCSLKK
- a CDS encoding glycosyltransferase family 39 protein, which codes for MSFRTTPSRLAFLLVLVLAFLLRVFRSDTYGLYLDEKYTMVVSQGIVMEGANQRDVFFTPGKTYFTPQEFWAPKTFADFIEANIRNDIGNSPVYYGALWLWIKVFGMSDFSVRLLSVLFSTLVVGLIYLFVRRHFRSETLALLSALLAAVEPFFIAYSHMARNYSMSFFLTLLATHLFLLILEREKVRRSSRALYAAYGLTFVLSVLSHYLTVTVFLCHGLYFLFFVRQAKLWLRFAAVALVGIGLVSLWFVFGGGKYTFQTLQYQADLYRNVARTNPYNNGFGLILPATPANLAERSAPLWADLFIVSNGLGQVRALGFRNLLLATALGLAAAVLLHLALRRNEKASRLAWAFPLLLLAGLPFYTLAQTSLLVVSALPSFAYLTARYIRAHFGRADRPLLVFMLMLAFIPTLFLILMSLRNGHTYGITQRYSGFSFPYTVLLVAMLLREIVRTPVVLRAALLAVLAVQGYRVAGRLWAVYEDREPKYTYFVNPRGTNPHALSARRILKAYAPGDTIIYPAIRLAPTDEIEKTYWPYSIQDAQLTNLYLPKDATFYQRMDTTQSDRIYLVKGRTGQKITIFDFKGRKYRY
- the glgP gene encoding alpha-glucan family phosphorylase, with the translated sequence MNHTALPTPYRHPYEADPAFRKSVAYFSMEFAIDQALKTYSGGLGFLAGSHMRSAFELKQNVIGISILWKYGYYDQDRNTDNTMAVRFREKIYQFLEDTGVEVTVEVQGRPVRVRGYFLRPDRFNTAPIFFLTTDVEGNDPWARSISYRLYDADVNLKVAQCMVLGLGGARFLEAMNYEPEVYHFNEAHAVSAVFHLYNRLQNLQKIRDRVVFTTHTPEEAGNEKHDIYYLFSMGFFAGIPLNTVMELIGQTDQVFNHSLTALRMSRRANAVSRLHGSVSRTMWASFGGVPEITHVTNAQNRTYWADPELEAARLSGDTGRIAARKKSLKAALFKIVADQTGRIFDPSVLTIVWARRFAGYKRPDLLVQDVEQFNHLVRNLNRPVQIIWAGKPYPLDEAAVRTFNHLHYLTYLYPNIAVLTGYELGLSKALKDGADIWLNTPVVTREASGTSGMTAAMNAALNFSTFDGWICEFARHGENSFLVPVAGADLSPVERDTQDRTQLYRILEKEIIPMYYQQPDKWKKLVLQSMNDVNAFFDSGRMATEYYEKVYQ
- a CDS encoding sugar phosphate isomerase/epimerase family protein, producing the protein MKKVALLFIAAGLLNTSAFAQRFGKLLKETPGMVSYTMRNQFAKDVPGTLDKIKGMGITHIEFSSLFGKTAADIRKELDARGMRCTSFGVGYNDLMKAMPTVVQNAKTLGAKYVRLGSIPHNGPFTLDMAKKTVEEFNAIGKQLREADLTFVYHNHGFEFEPYQNGTLFDYVVQNTNPQDVSFEMDVVWVVNPGQNPVALLEKYPTRFRLMHLKDLDKSVEPNMKGSAPNDKCVVLGTGKVDFPSLLKAARKTKIEYFYVEDENLNSEQQVPQSLAYLKSL